A stretch of DNA from Streptomyces sp. DH-12:
CGCCGGAAAATGTTACCTCCCGGAAGGACACATTACTGCCAGAGAAATCCGCGTCACCGAAGTCCACATCGCCGCCAGAAAAAGTTGCCCAGTCAAAGCGCACCTCACTGCCGGCGAATACCGCGTCACCGAATTCCACCGTGCCGCCGGAGAACGTCGATTTTCCGAAAAGCACCTCGCCGCCGGCGAATACCGCGTCACCGAAGTGCACCCTGCCCCCGGAGAACGTCGCACCGCCAAAAGACACTGTGCCGCCGGAGAACGTCGCACCACCGAACGACACCATGCCGTCGGAGAACGTCGCACCACCGAACGACACTGTGCCGCCGGAGAACGTCGCACCGGAGAAGTTCATGGCGCCGTCGATGGTGACGTCTGTGAGGTCGAGGTCATATCCCTGCCAGGAGCCATGTGTTCCCTGGGGGCGTCGGTAATGCTCGGCGATGAGACGCAGAATCGTATGCCGGACCTTACGCAAAGCCAGGTAGCGATGGTGTTCCTCCTGATGGGCAGGGTCGCTGCCGGGATCGGGGGTGTAGGGGAGTTGGAGGTAGGCGCACAGGACGTCGATGCAGGTCTGGCGCAGGCCTTGGTCGGGTGCGTCGTCGGCGAGTCCGGCCAGAGCGTGGACACCACCGAGTTGGATCGCCGGGGAGTCAGAGCCGAGTTGTTCGACGGCCTTTGTGAAGCGCTCGGTGTGAAGCCGAGTGACGTCCCGGTGGGCTCCTGATTCGTCGACCCGCTGGCGGCGGTAGGCGACGACCAGGGCGACGAGCGCCCCAGCCCCGGCGACCACTCCGAAAGAAAGTTTCACCAGGTCGAACAGCGTCTTGGCGTCGAGTTTGGCGGTGGTGTCGACCTCCTGGAAATCCAGCAGGAGGACCAGACCGAAGAAGACGCCGCCCGCCACGAGGATGGCTGCGGCGAAGATGACGGCCAGGGCCCTGCCAAGTTTCCACAGCCGCAGCTCGCGGTCGGATGGCGCCAGGTGTGAGGGTCGGTTGTCCGTCATGGCGTGGGGGACTTCCAGGCGCTGGGGACAGTTCCGGGCAGGCGGTGGCCAATCTGGTGCTCGCCCTTGGTGCAGCCGGTGAAGGGTCCGCT
This window harbors:
- a CDS encoding pentapeptide repeat-containing protein encodes the protein MTDNRPSHLAPSDRELRLWKLGRALAVIFAAAILVAGGVFFGLVLLLDFQEVDTTAKLDAKTLFDLVKLSFGVVAGAGALVALVVAYRRQRVDESGAHRDVTRLHTERFTKAVEQLGSDSPAIQLGGVHALAGLADDAPDQGLRQTCIDVLCAYLQLPYTPDPGSDPAHQEEHHRYLALRKVRHTILRLIAEHYRRPQGTHGSWQGYDLDLTDVTIDGAMNFSGATFSGGTVSFGGATFSDGMVSFGGATFSGGTVSFGGATFSGGRVHFGDAVFAGGEVLFGKSTFSGGTVEFGDAVFAGSEVRFDWATFSGGDVDFGDADFSGSNVSFREVTFSGGTVDFAGSRFSGGYIDFNFSTVSGAALLFNRASFSDGVVFFRHVTFSGGLTNFEATTFSGCDVRFNDVIFAGGAVTFSGAAGPVPRGLLEAVGFPIPETVLLSAPWIPES